In one Streptomyces marincola genomic region, the following are encoded:
- a CDS encoding ABC transporter permease, with translation MLRTALRNVLAHKARLLMTTLAVLLGVAFVSGTLVFTSTLSEAFQRSSEEGLDHVDLAIRPDQDTDAAESGPGGAADLPQDLLDAASGLPGVATATGEATGFAALADKDGDLVGAGWDTSGGNYDAGRDGTGTDQRYPMRDGRAPERAGEIALDSATAERTGYAVGDTARLSVDGPVREETITGVFDTEDGTVAAGGSLVLFDTATAQELFTAPGEYNRITLTAEAGTSQRDLADAVAPLLPGDAEAVTGAELAEEQAADIEAQTAGMRTALLAFAGISLFVGVFIIANTFTMLVAQRTRELALLRAVGASRRQVTRSVLIEAFAVGAVAGTAGLALGIGIAAGLRSLMSTFDVAVPEGSLVVPGSAVLASLLVGVVVTVLAAYLPARRAAKIPPVAAMSSVHAAPAGRRLIVRNVIGALFAAAGGALVVAGIGADDDGATMGLGAALLVVGVFVLTPLLSRPLIAAAAPLLRVFGVPGKLARLNAVRNPRRTAATASALMIGLTLITGITVIVDSLARGVDRMAAESLRSDYVVSMANFSQLAPEVEETLARHPEVTAATGLSISPALVAEETSVLYVNGVNGAAMGELVDLDFESGSFAELGGESAVIDTDTAERLGLGLGDTFPIEFEDGEHGSLTVAGLFEGNQMIQGILLDAATLDPHMERPSDFQVMVRTADGPSEETRDALAAALGDNPAVLVQDKDDVSEDIAYMFTLLLNVMYALLAMAVVVAVLGVINTLAMSVFERRQEIGMLRAVGLERAGTKRMVRLESLVIALFGGVLGIGLGVFFGWAVGEMLRTYLPTYELILPWGRIGIFLGLAALVGVLAALWPARHAARLNMLAAIKAE, from the coding sequence ATGCTCAGAACCGCCCTGCGCAACGTGCTCGCGCACAAGGCCAGGCTGTTGATGACCACCCTCGCCGTCCTGCTCGGCGTCGCGTTCGTCTCCGGCACGCTCGTGTTCACCTCGACGCTCTCGGAGGCGTTCCAGCGCAGCTCCGAGGAGGGCCTCGACCACGTCGACCTGGCCATTCGGCCCGATCAGGACACCGACGCGGCCGAGAGCGGCCCCGGGGGCGCGGCCGATCTTCCGCAGGACCTGCTCGACGCCGCCTCAGGACTGCCCGGCGTGGCGACGGCGACCGGCGAGGCCACCGGTTTCGCCGCGCTGGCCGACAAGGACGGCGACCTGGTCGGCGCCGGCTGGGACACCAGCGGCGGCAACTACGACGCGGGCCGGGACGGCACGGGAACGGACCAGCGCTACCCGATGCGCGACGGCCGCGCGCCCGAGCGGGCCGGCGAGATCGCGCTCGACTCCGCCACGGCGGAACGCACCGGGTACGCGGTCGGCGACACGGCCAGGCTCTCCGTCGACGGGCCCGTGCGCGAGGAGACGATCACCGGCGTCTTCGACACCGAGGACGGCACGGTGGCCGCGGGCGGTTCGCTCGTGCTGTTCGACACCGCCACCGCGCAGGAGCTGTTCACCGCGCCGGGCGAGTACAACCGCATCACGCTCACGGCCGAGGCCGGCACCTCCCAACGGGACCTCGCCGACGCCGTCGCGCCGCTGCTGCCCGGCGACGCGGAGGCCGTCACCGGCGCGGAACTCGCCGAGGAGCAGGCCGCCGACATCGAGGCGCAGACCGCGGGCATGCGCACGGCGCTCCTCGCGTTCGCGGGCATCTCCCTGTTCGTCGGCGTGTTCATCATCGCCAACACCTTCACCATGCTGGTCGCGCAGCGCACCAGGGAACTGGCGCTGCTGCGCGCCGTCGGCGCCAGCCGCCGCCAGGTGACGCGTTCTGTGCTGATCGAGGCGTTCGCGGTGGGCGCGGTCGCGGGCACCGCGGGGCTCGCGCTCGGCATCGGCATCGCCGCCGGGCTGCGTTCCCTCATGAGCACCTTCGACGTGGCCGTCCCCGAGGGCTCGCTGGTCGTCCCCGGCTCCGCGGTGCTCGCGTCCCTGCTCGTCGGCGTCGTGGTCACCGTGCTCGCCGCCTACCTGCCCGCGCGCCGCGCCGCGAAGATCCCGCCGGTCGCGGCCATGAGCAGCGTGCACGCCGCGCCCGCCGGGCGCCGCCTGATCGTCCGCAACGTCATCGGCGCGCTGTTCGCCGCGGCCGGCGGCGCGCTCGTGGTCGCGGGCATCGGCGCCGACGACGACGGCGCGACGATGGGGTTGGGCGCGGCGCTGCTCGTGGTGGGCGTGTTCGTCCTGACCCCGCTGCTGTCCCGGCCGCTCATCGCCGCCGCCGCGCCGCTGCTGCGGGTGTTCGGCGTCCCGGGGAAGCTGGCCCGCCTGAACGCGGTGCGCAACCCCAGGCGCACGGCCGCGACCGCGTCGGCGCTGATGATCGGTCTGACGCTGATCACCGGGATCACGGTGATCGTGGACTCGCTGGCCCGCGGGGTCGACCGGATGGCGGCCGAGTCGCTGCGGTCGGACTACGTCGTCTCCATGGCCAACTTCTCCCAGCTGGCACCCGAGGTGGAGGAGACGCTGGCCCGGCACCCCGAGGTCACGGCCGCCACCGGTCTGAGCATCTCCCCCGCGCTCGTCGCTGAGGAGACGTCCGTGCTGTACGTCAACGGCGTGAACGGCGCCGCGATGGGCGAGTTGGTCGACCTCGACTTCGAGTCCGGGTCCTTCGCGGAGCTCGGCGGCGAGAGCGCGGTCATCGACACGGACACGGCGGAACGGCTCGGGCTGGGCCTCGGCGACACGTTCCCCATCGAGTTCGAGGACGGCGAGCACGGCAGCCTGACCGTGGCCGGGCTGTTCGAGGGCAACCAGATGATCCAGGGCATCCTCCTGGACGCCGCGACCCTCGACCCGCACATGGAGCGGCCGAGCGACTTCCAGGTCATGGTGCGCACCGCGGACGGGCCGAGCGAGGAGACCCGCGACGCGCTCGCGGCGGCGCTGGGCGACAACCCCGCGGTGCTCGTGCAGGACAAGGACGACGTCTCCGAGGACATCGCCTACATGTTCACCCTGCTGCTGAACGTGATGTACGCGCTGCTGGCCATGGCCGTGGTCGTGGCCGTCCTGGGCGTGATCAACACGCTGGCGATGTCGGTCTTCGAACGCCGCCAGGAGATCGGAATGCTGCGCGCCGTCGGTCTGGAACGGGCCGGAACGAAACGAATGGTGCGGCTTGAGTCCCTGGTGATCGCGCTGTTCGGCGGGGTGCTCGGGATCGGGCTCGGCGTGTTCTTCGGCTGGGCCGTCGGCGAGATGCTGCGCACCTACCTGCCGACGTACGAGCTGATCCTGCCGTGGGGCCGGATCGGGATCTTCCTGGGCCTCGCGGCGCTGGTGGGCGTGCTGGCCGCGCTGTGGCCCGCGCGGCACGCGGCCCGGCTGAACATGCTGGCGGCGATCAAGGCGGAGTGA
- a CDS encoding type II toxin-antitoxin system Phd/YefM family antitoxin produces the protein MTQMTVTVREARAHLTDHIDRAEEGVPTVITRHGAPVAAVVPIADYEALEEAADIVLAREAEAVLAAGGPTVPMAEVLADLFTERKGEAV, from the coding sequence ATGACTCAGATGACCGTGACCGTGCGGGAGGCCCGCGCGCACCTCACCGACCACATCGACCGGGCCGAGGAAGGCGTCCCGACCGTCATCACGCGCCACGGCGCCCCGGTGGCCGCCGTGGTGCCGATCGCGGACTACGAGGCGCTGGAGGAGGCGGCCGACATCGTGCTGGCGCGCGAAGCCGAAGCGGTGCTGGCCGCGGGCGGCCCCACTGTGCCGATGGCGGAGGTGCTGGCCGACCTGTTCACCGAGCGGAAGGGCGAGGCGGTGTGA
- a CDS encoding SAM-dependent methyltransferase, translating to MVVAPRLAALIEQLLGTALPLRLRAWDGSETGPPGGPVLVVRHRRALRRLLFKPGEMGLARAWVAGELDVEGDLYAALDLLLAPVQAHRAIPARQRLAVAGELLRLAGPVVPVPPPPPREEVRRRTGPLHSPRRDRAAISHHYDVGNAFYELVIGPSLVYSCAVWEEDTASLEDAQAAKLDLICRKLGLRPGQRLLDVGCGWGSLALHAARHHGVRAVGITLSAEQAALARERVARAGLADRVEIRVQDYRETADGPFDAIASVGMAEHVGADRYREYAERLLALLRPGGRLLNHQIARPPVADERAYRVDPFIDAYVFPDGELAPLGRTVGQLERAGFEVRDVESLREHYALTLRRWVRNLEDNWAEAVRLTSPGRARVWRLYMAASAVNFERGGIGVNQVLAVRPTATGTSVLPLRPRAWTERATGRDRSPDPARQAQPH from the coding sequence ATGGTTGTCGCCCCTCGGCTCGCCGCGCTGATCGAGCAGCTGCTCGGCACGGCGCTCCCCCTCCGCCTCCGCGCGTGGGACGGTTCCGAAACCGGCCCCCCGGGCGGCCCCGTGCTCGTGGTGCGGCACCGCAGGGCGTTGCGGCGGCTGCTGTTCAAGCCCGGGGAGATGGGCCTCGCCCGGGCCTGGGTGGCCGGGGAGCTCGACGTCGAGGGCGACCTGTACGCCGCGCTCGACCTGCTCCTGGCACCGGTCCAGGCCCACCGCGCCATCCCCGCGCGGCAGCGGCTCGCGGTCGCGGGCGAACTGCTGCGCCTGGCGGGCCCGGTCGTTCCGGTCCCGCCGCCACCGCCCCGCGAGGAGGTGCGCCGCCGCACCGGGCCGCTGCACTCGCCGCGCCGGGACCGGGCGGCCATCAGCCACCACTACGACGTGGGCAACGCGTTCTACGAACTGGTCATCGGCCCCTCCCTGGTCTACTCGTGCGCCGTGTGGGAGGAGGACACCGCGAGCCTTGAGGACGCGCAGGCCGCCAAGCTCGACCTGATCTGCCGCAAGCTCGGTCTGCGCCCCGGGCAGCGGCTCCTCGACGTCGGCTGCGGCTGGGGGTCCCTGGCGCTGCACGCGGCCCGGCACCACGGGGTACGGGCGGTCGGCATCACCCTGTCCGCGGAGCAGGCCGCCCTGGCCAGGGAACGGGTGGCGCGCGCGGGCCTGGCGGACCGTGTGGAGATCCGGGTGCAGGACTACCGGGAGACGGCGGACGGCCCGTTCGACGCCATCGCCTCGGTCGGCATGGCCGAGCACGTCGGCGCCGACCGCTACCGCGAGTACGCCGAACGCCTGCTCGCCCTGCTGCGGCCGGGCGGCCGGCTGCTCAACCACCAGATCGCGCGGCCCCCGGTGGCCGACGAACGGGCCTACCGGGTGGACCCGTTCATCGACGCCTACGTCTTCCCCGACGGCGAGCTGGCGCCGCTGGGCCGCACCGTCGGGCAGCTGGAGCGGGCCGGGTTCGAGGTCAGGGACGTCGAGTCGCTGCGCGAGCACTACGCGCTCACGCTGCGCCGCTGGGTGCGCAACCTTGAGGACAACTGGGCCGAGGCCGTCCGCCTCACCAGTCCGGGCCGCGCACGGGTCTGGCGGCTCTACATGGCCGCGTCCGCCGTGAACTTCGAACGCGGCGGCATCGGCGTCAACCAGGTCCTGGCGGTCCGTCCGACCGCGACGGGCACCTCCGTGCTGCCGCTGCGGCCCCGCGCCTGGACCGAACGCGCGACCGGCCGGGACCGCAGCCCCGACCCCGCGCGCCAGGCGCAGCCGCACTGA
- a CDS encoding NAD(P)/FAD-dependent oxidoreductase gives MSTTERPRILVVGGGYVGLYAARRILKKMRYGEATVTVVDPRSYMTYQPFLPEAAAGSISPRHVVVPLRRVLPKAEVLTGRVTSIDQDRKVASVAPLVGRSYEVPFDYLVVALGAVSRTFPIPGLAEQGIGMKGVEEAIGLRNHVLEQLDKADSTTDEEVRRKALTFVFVGGGFAGAETIGEVEDMARDATKYYPNITRDDMRFVLVDVADKILPEVGPKLGEWGLEHLKKRGVEVHLKTSLTSCVDGHVELSNGVTADSHTIVWTAGVKPNPAVARFGLPLGPRGHVDTTPTLQVAGTDYIWSAGDNAQVPDLAARAAGQENAWCPPNAQHALRQAKVLGDNVISGMRGFPQKEYKHASMGAVAGLGLRKGVAMIKLGRMTFRFRGRLGWYLHRGYHGMAVPTWNRKIRVFADWTLGLFLKREVVSLGAMEHPREEFYEAAAPVSAAAAERAGGASGANEKAKAKAG, from the coding sequence ATGAGCACCACGGAGCGTCCCCGCATTCTCGTCGTTGGTGGCGGGTACGTCGGACTGTACGCGGCCCGCCGCATCCTGAAGAAGATGCGCTACGGCGAGGCAACCGTCACCGTCGTCGACCCGCGTTCGTACATGACCTACCAGCCCTTCCTCCCCGAGGCGGCGGCCGGCAGCATCTCCCCGCGCCACGTCGTGGTGCCGCTGCGGCGCGTGCTGCCCAAGGCCGAGGTCCTCACCGGCCGGGTCACCTCCATCGACCAGGACCGCAAGGTCGCCTCCGTCGCGCCGCTCGTCGGCCGGTCCTACGAGGTGCCGTTCGACTACCTGGTCGTGGCCCTCGGCGCGGTCTCCCGCACGTTCCCCATCCCGGGGCTCGCCGAGCAGGGCATCGGCATGAAGGGCGTCGAGGAGGCCATCGGGCTGCGCAACCACGTGCTCGAACAGCTCGACAAGGCCGACTCGACCACGGACGAGGAGGTCCGCCGCAAGGCGCTGACGTTCGTCTTCGTGGGCGGCGGCTTCGCGGGTGCCGAGACCATCGGCGAGGTCGAGGACATGGCCCGCGACGCGACCAAGTACTACCCGAACATCACGCGGGACGACATGCGCTTCGTGCTCGTCGACGTCGCGGACAAGATCCTCCCCGAGGTCGGGCCCAAGCTCGGCGAGTGGGGCCTAGAACACCTCAAGAAGCGCGGCGTCGAGGTGCACCTGAAGACCTCGCTGACCTCGTGCGTCGACGGCCACGTGGAGCTGAGCAACGGGGTCACCGCCGACTCGCACACCATCGTGTGGACGGCCGGCGTCAAGCCCAACCCCGCGGTCGCCCGTTTCGGCCTGCCGCTCGGGCCGCGCGGCCACGTGGACACCACGCCGACGCTCCAGGTCGCGGGCACCGACTACATCTGGTCGGCCGGCGACAACGCGCAGGTGCCCGACCTGGCCGCGCGCGCCGCGGGCCAGGAGAACGCCTGGTGCCCGCCCAACGCCCAGCACGCGCTGCGCCAGGCCAAGGTGCTCGGCGACAACGTGATCTCCGGCATGCGCGGCTTCCCGCAGAAGGAGTACAAGCACGCCAGCATGGGCGCGGTGGCCGGGCTCGGCCTGCGCAAGGGCGTCGCGATGATCAAGCTGGGCCGGATGACCTTCCGCTTCCGCGGGCGGCTCGGCTGGTACCTGCACCGCGGCTACCACGGGATGGCCGTGCCCACGTGGAACCGCAAGATCCGGGTGTTCGCGGACTGGACCCTGGGCCTGTTCCTCAAGCGCGAGGTCGTCTCGCTCGGTGCCATGGAGCACCCGCGCGAGGAGTTCTACGAGGCGGCGGCCCCCGTCAGCGCGGCGGCGGCCGAGCGGGCCGGCGGCGCGTCCGGCGCGAACGAGAAGGCGAAGGCGAAGGCCGGCTGA
- a CDS encoding sugar phosphate isomerase/epimerase family protein, which yields MVSTLVLNPDELGPDPVPGMDLAVALGIGHLEIRSAEGANVLALPDDRLKHIRALADERGLTVAALASPLWKWCRPEATPGRVDSFGFPTRVPPQERLGWIERAIAAARILGAPVVRVFSHLRVEPGLTEQLLGDPLLSMALDTANIAGIRLLLENEPVCTVAHAEPLLEVLERYHGQGLGLWLDVANLHEVGQATPATVRALARYVGYVHVKDYRPVPGGGRVFCPAGTGCVPYGEVLPLLHAACPALPYALETHVRDTPADALSEGAAFMRSAVPGGVA from the coding sequence GTGGTCAGCACGTTGGTACTCAATCCTGATGAGCTCGGACCCGATCCGGTGCCGGGGATGGACCTGGCGGTGGCGTTGGGGATCGGGCATCTGGAAATCCGTTCGGCCGAGGGCGCCAACGTCCTGGCGCTGCCCGACGACCGGCTGAAGCACATCCGTGCCCTGGCCGACGAGCGGGGCCTCACGGTAGCGGCGCTGGCCTCACCACTGTGGAAGTGGTGTCGACCCGAGGCGACGCCGGGCCGGGTGGACTCCTTCGGCTTCCCCACCCGGGTCCCGCCCCAAGAGCGGCTGGGCTGGATCGAGCGGGCTATCGCCGCCGCACGGATTCTCGGCGCCCCGGTGGTGCGGGTCTTCTCCCACCTGCGCGTGGAGCCGGGGCTGACCGAGCAACTGCTCGGTGACCCGCTGCTGTCCATGGCCTTGGACACGGCGAACATTGCGGGGATTCGGTTGCTGCTGGAGAACGAGCCGGTGTGCACCGTTGCCCACGCCGAGCCGCTGTTGGAAGTGTTGGAGCGATACCACGGGCAGGGGTTGGGGCTGTGGCTGGACGTGGCGAACCTGCACGAGGTCGGCCAGGCCACACCTGCCACGGTGCGGGCCCTGGCCCGGTACGTCGGGTACGTGCACGTCAAGGACTACCGGCCCGTGCCCGGCGGGGGCCGGGTCTTCTGCCCGGCCGGCACCGGATGTGTGCCGTACGGCGAAGTGCTGCCGCTGCTGCACGCCGCCTGCCCGGCGTTGCCGTACGCGCTGGAGACCCACGTTCGTGACACCCCGGCCGACGCCCTGAGCGAGGGTGCCGCCTTCATGCGCTCGGCCGTCCCGGGCGGTGTGGCGTGA
- a CDS encoding glycosyltransferase family protein yields MNTAAILPSRNEPTTIAAVTRAVDTAFGETGAVIVHADSSDAPATAEHFAATATRAAKVPLTGLVRGKGAQILAAARRPEIAALDAVLIADTDTQGPDPAVYAALLDRVRGGAAVAVADYPRYWDEANLTNHLARPLIAAVTGHDVPQPLAGDLALSRAAMAAALRAVEVLPAQVSACVDGYGIDAFLLLSAATVGPVVSVRVDGPKRHAGSFPHLPAIYHQAVPVLLHLTATWNPQPGPAGRAQALYRVADRPVEPDRLRTMVTTLAGFGPYPAGYDDHAWPLPAAGAWRAVKSATPALEAARRLWPHYLKRVTDWLTGGQHASTRQRAERLAAAHARLHTAVLTPAGAS; encoded by the coding sequence ATGAACACCGCCGCGATCCTCCCCAGCCGCAACGAGCCGACCACCATCGCCGCCGTCACGCGCGCCGTCGACACCGCCTTCGGCGAGACGGGCGCGGTCATCGTCCACGCCGACTCCTCCGATGCCCCGGCCACCGCCGAGCACTTCGCGGCCACCGCCACCCGGGCGGCGAAGGTGCCGCTGACCGGCCTGGTGCGGGGCAAGGGCGCTCAGATCCTGGCCGCCGCCCGCCGCCCGGAAATCGCTGCCCTCGACGCGGTGCTGATCGCCGACACCGACACCCAGGGCCCCGACCCTGCCGTCTACGCCGCGCTGCTGGACCGCGTACGGGGCGGGGCCGCCGTGGCGGTCGCCGACTACCCGCGGTACTGGGACGAGGCCAACCTCACCAACCACCTCGCCCGGCCGCTGATCGCCGCGGTCACCGGCCACGACGTCCCCCAGCCTCTCGCCGGCGACCTCGCTCTCTCCCGCGCCGCCATGGCCGCCGCCCTGCGCGCCGTCGAGGTCCTGCCCGCCCAGGTGTCGGCGTGTGTGGACGGGTACGGCATCGACGCGTTCCTGCTGCTGTCCGCCGCCACCGTGGGGCCCGTCGTTTCCGTGCGGGTCGACGGCCCGAAGCGGCACGCCGGCTCCTTCCCGCACCTGCCGGCCATCTACCACCAGGCCGTGCCCGTCCTGCTGCACCTGACCGCCACGTGGAACCCGCAGCCGGGCCCTGCGGGCCGGGCGCAGGCGCTGTACCGGGTCGCCGACCGGCCGGTCGAGCCCGACCGCCTCCGAACCATGGTCACCACCTTGGCAGGCTTCGGCCCGTACCCGGCCGGATACGATGACCACGCATGGCCGCTGCCCGCCGCAGGCGCCTGGCGCGCCGTCAAGTCCGCCACTCCGGCCTTGGAAGCGGCCCGACGGCTGTGGCCGCACTACCTCAAGCGCGTGACCGACTGGCTCACCGGCGGACAGCACGCCTCCACCAGGCAGCGGGCCGAACGGCTCGCCGCCGCGCACGCCCGTCTCCACACCGCCGTCCTCACTCCCGCAGGAGCCTCGTGA
- a CDS encoding Gfo/Idh/MocA family protein → MRRALLIGAGEVGAKHLAALAATSRLVVAAVADPAPRAPLPSDVRLFASWQHALAQVRPELVVVAAPPGIALAAARDAAESGAAVLVEKPVVTSPGALTRQAGDERVFVAFQPHFAPGVAALLAAPPPVVRAEVYLSCRRDPAYFRDWRRTRAGAGGVLHQQAIHGLALALRLMDAPVTRVDADVEHRRGLAETEDYIAADITLEGNRLVRIDARVAAAEGHRHEVLLHTADGGRLVVRGRNLEAGLGALTAAPTHHELRMRMYAAVLEAGAGGAAHPCLFPLSALRRPLEVIDRVYRDARVVRAADAAAA, encoded by the coding sequence GTGAGGCGTGCGCTGCTGATCGGGGCCGGGGAAGTCGGCGCCAAGCACCTGGCGGCGTTGGCGGCCACTTCCCGGTTGGTGGTGGCCGCTGTCGCCGACCCGGCCCCGCGGGCGCCGCTGCCATCGGACGTGCGGCTGTTCGCCAGCTGGCAGCACGCGCTGGCGCAGGTCCGGCCCGAACTGGTGGTGGTGGCCGCCCCGCCCGGCATCGCGCTGGCCGCCGCGAGGGACGCCGCCGAATCGGGCGCGGCGGTGCTGGTGGAGAAGCCCGTCGTCACCAGCCCCGGCGCCCTGACGCGACAGGCCGGGGACGAGCGGGTTTTCGTCGCCTTCCAGCCGCACTTCGCGCCGGGCGTCGCCGCGCTGCTGGCCGCCCCGCCCCCGGTGGTGCGGGCCGAGGTGTACCTGTCCTGCCGCCGCGACCCCGCTTACTTCCGGGACTGGCGCCGCACCCGGGCGGGTGCCGGGGGCGTGCTGCACCAGCAGGCCATCCACGGCCTGGCCCTGGCCCTGCGGCTGATGGACGCCCCCGTGACCAGGGTGGACGCCGATGTGGAGCACCGCCGGGGCTTGGCCGAGACCGAGGACTACATCGCCGCCGACATCACCCTGGAGGGGAACCGACTGGTCCGCATCGACGCGCGGGTGGCTGCCGCCGAAGGGCACCGCCACGAGGTGCTGCTGCACACCGCCGACGGGGGCCGTCTCGTGGTGCGCGGCCGGAATCTGGAAGCCGGACTCGGCGCGCTGACCGCCGCGCCGACCCACCACGAACTGCGCATGCGCATGTATGCCGCGGTGCTTGAGGCCGGCGCCGGGGGCGCGGCCCATCCCTGTCTGTTCCCGCTGTCGGCGCTGCGGCGCCCACTGGAGGTGATCGACCGTGTCTACCGCGACGCGCGCGTGGTCCGGGCCGCGGACGCCGCTGCCGCATGA
- a CDS encoding ABC transporter ATP-binding protein produces MSTFSAPAAFTPNGAAAAKATDLTKVYGEGETKVVALDHVSVEFRQAEYTAIMGPSGSGKSTLMHCMAGLDSVSGGSARIGDTELTGLGDKRLTQLRRDRIGFIFQSFNLLPTLNALENIRLPMDIAGRKPDPEWLDRVISTVGLGDRLKHRPAQLSGGQQQRVAVARALAGRPDIIFGDEPTGNLDSRAGAEVLGFLRNSVRELGQTVVMVTHDPVAAGYADRVVFLADGRVVDDMANPTAESVLEHMKRYDAKGRTS; encoded by the coding sequence GTGTCCACCTTCTCCGCCCCGGCCGCGTTCACCCCGAACGGTGCGGCGGCCGCCAAGGCCACCGACCTCACCAAGGTCTACGGGGAGGGTGAGACCAAGGTCGTCGCCCTCGACCACGTCTCCGTCGAGTTCCGGCAGGCCGAGTACACCGCCATCATGGGCCCTTCCGGGTCAGGCAAGTCGACGCTGATGCACTGCATGGCCGGGCTCGACTCGGTGTCGGGCGGCTCGGCCCGCATCGGTGACACCGAGTTGACCGGCCTCGGCGACAAGCGGCTGACCCAGCTGCGGCGTGACCGGATCGGGTTCATCTTCCAGTCGTTCAACCTGCTGCCCACGCTCAACGCCCTGGAGAACATCCGGCTGCCCATGGACATCGCGGGCCGCAAGCCGGACCCGGAGTGGCTCGACCGGGTCATCAGCACCGTCGGGCTCGGCGACCGGCTCAAGCACAGGCCCGCGCAGCTCTCCGGCGGTCAGCAGCAACGCGTCGCCGTGGCCCGCGCGCTCGCCGGCCGGCCCGACATCATCTTCGGGGACGAGCCCACGGGCAACCTGGACTCCCGCGCCGGTGCCGAAGTGCTCGGCTTCCTACGGAACTCGGTCCGCGAGCTGGGCCAGACCGTCGTCATGGTCACCCACGACCCCGTCGCCGCCGGCTACGCCGACCGCGTCGTCTTCCTCGCCGACGGCCGCGTCGTCGACGACATGGCGAACCCGACGGCGGAGAGCGTTCTCGAACACATGAAGCGTTACGACGCCAAGGGGCGCACCAGCTGA
- a CDS encoding methionine adenosyltransferase, whose product MSTATRAWSGPRTPLPHELPAEVVERKGIGHPDTLADGIAELASIRYSRHCLDVAGAVLHHNLDKVAVLGGRVAFTDVGGTYDRPLRVVFGGRISTSFAGRALPVREILQQAAVDQLRTALPGFDRVTLEVRHETTDSSKFTHWFAPRSLADLPERPKAFSNDTAYLVGSAPRTATETAVLLAEAWFRRHVWAGSDIKALAVRDGDAFTITVCVPALAGHLTTSAEFDDAVTDASRELAELLRERLPGRVAVVCNTRGSRTGPLSGQYFTLSGSAVDYGEDGLVGRGNARTGVISGAHLAGNEAAFGKNAAYHVGKVGGWLADTAARTVAAVFGPCRIALLWRNGARYDEPASIEITTAKAAPPGEAEELVRTVLSRTDWMEDLLTGRYLPAIEPVEDLLADLDRAVG is encoded by the coding sequence GTGTCTACCGCGACGCGCGCGTGGTCCGGGCCGCGGACGCCGCTGCCGCATGAGCTGCCCGCCGAGGTCGTCGAACGCAAGGGCATCGGCCATCCCGACACCCTCGCCGACGGGATCGCCGAGCTCGCCTCCATCCGCTACAGCCGGCACTGCCTGGACGTGGCGGGGGCGGTGCTGCACCACAATCTGGACAAGGTCGCCGTGCTCGGCGGCCGGGTCGCGTTCACCGACGTAGGTGGCACGTACGACCGGCCGCTGCGAGTCGTCTTCGGCGGCCGGATCTCTACCAGCTTCGCCGGGAGGGCGCTGCCGGTGCGGGAAATTCTTCAGCAGGCGGCCGTCGACCAGCTGCGCACCGCCCTGCCGGGCTTCGATCGGGTGACACTGGAGGTGAGGCACGAGACGACGGATTCCTCCAAGTTCACCCACTGGTTCGCCCCCCGCTCCTTGGCGGACCTCCCGGAACGGCCGAAGGCGTTCTCCAACGACACGGCCTACCTTGTCGGTTCGGCTCCGCGCACGGCCACGGAGACCGCGGTGCTGCTGGCCGAGGCGTGGTTCCGGCGCCATGTGTGGGCGGGCAGCGACATCAAGGCCCTCGCCGTCCGTGACGGTGACGCCTTCACCATCACGGTGTGCGTGCCCGCGCTCGCAGGGCACCTGACTACCTCGGCCGAGTTCGATGATGCGGTCACCGACGCGTCGCGGGAGCTGGCCGAGCTGCTTCGAGAGCGGCTTCCGGGCCGGGTGGCGGTGGTGTGCAACACCCGCGGCAGTCGCACCGGGCCGCTTTCCGGGCAGTACTTCACGCTGTCGGGCTCCGCCGTCGACTACGGCGAGGACGGCCTCGTGGGCCGGGGAAACGCCCGCACCGGCGTGATCAGTGGTGCCCATCTGGCGGGCAACGAAGCGGCGTTCGGGAAGAATGCGGCCTACCACGTCGGCAAGGTCGGCGGCTGGCTCGCCGACACCGCCGCCCGCACGGTCGCCGCCGTGTTCGGCCCGTGCCGGATCGCCTTGCTGTGGCGCAACGGCGCCCGGTACGACGAGCCCGCCTCGATCGAAATCACCACCGCGAAGGCGGCGCCACCCGGCGAAGCGGAGGAGTTGGTGCGCACCGTGCTGTCCCGTACCGACTGGATGGAGGATCTGCTTACCGGCCGGTATCTGCCCGCCATCGAACCGGTCGAGGATCTACTGGCCGACCTCGACCGGGCGGTTGGATGA